The Vicia villosa cultivar HV-30 ecotype Madison, WI linkage group LG1, Vvil1.0, whole genome shotgun sequence genome includes a region encoding these proteins:
- the LOC131644732 gene encoding myosin-binding protein 7-like: MDSDGVPSSRDLLKCCDCACSCCSMGGQYSGTWIRSVKRKHDEFKMDCQLMVPSVARVEIGNECIALREMVSVQQKTIQEMNEELEEERNSSSTAANEAMSMILRLQREKAEIQMEARQFKRFAEEKMTHDQEELMSLEDLLYKREQIIQSLTCEVQAYKHRMMSFGYSEDEVENDQYDDIPPYEYPPLKCNVMHNAMDGDNDDTDVEKYVFGDTPNDRLRNLENRISKMEKIPTHSQADGDFTGKNVLEKVVVGPAPSLTRRHSRKVSSEVGLEFPTESPKNNNNSKKDYFFQPEDHSNLKKVDNASEGDDTSDRIYTIDSVHSGAQNNGFTGSKAEAFEDYTTTPKESGIHHDADFEDPYIRKLYLRLQALEADRESMRQAIISMSTDKAQVVLLKEIAQHLCKEMTPQRKRNTSKPHITARYPLMSIFKWITSIVFWRKKAHESKYMFGLPADSMGLLLLLDKRTHARPWRCISSTQVGD; this comes from the exons ATGGATTCGGATGGGGTTCCGTCGTCTAGGGATTTGTTGAAATGTTGCGATTGTGCGTGTAGTTGTTGTTCTATGGGGGGTCAGTATTCGGGGACTTGGATACGTTCGGTTAAACGGAAGCATGATGAGTTTAAGATGGATTGTCAGTTAATGGTGCCGTCGGTTGCGCGGGTTGAGATTGGGAATGAATGTATAGCTTTGCGTGAGATGGTTAGCGTGCAGCAGAAAACTATTCAAGAGATGAATGAGGAGTTGGAGGAGGAGAGGAATTCTTCGTCCACGGCTGCGAATGAGGCGATGTCGATGATCTTGAGGTTGCAGAGGGAAAAGGCGGAGATTCAAATGGAAGCTCGGCAGTTCAAGCGTTTTGCGGAGGAGAAAATGACGCATGATCAGGAGGAACTTATGTCGTTGGAGGATTTGTTGTATAAGAGAGAGCAGATAATTCAGTCGCTTACGTGTGAGGTTCAGGCTTACAAGCATAGGATGATGAGTTTCGGGTACTCTGAGGATGAGGTTGAGAATGATCAATATGATGACATTCCTCCCTATGAATACCCTCCTTTAAAATGTAATGTCATGCATAATGCCATGGATGGTGATAATGACGATACTGATGTTGAGAAATATGTATTCGGTGATACTCCTAATGACCGTTTGAGGAACTTGGAGAATAGAATttctaaaatggagaaaattcccACTCACAGCCAGGCGGATGGGGATTTTACGGGAAAAAATGTTCTAGAGAAAGTAGTTGTTGGACCAGCTCCAAGTTTGACGAGAAGGCATTCAAGGAAAGTTTCCTCTGAAGTAGGTCTTGAGTTCCCTACGGAGTCTCCGAAGAACAATAACAACTCTAAGAAAGATTATTTCTTTCAGCCAGAAGACCATTCCAATTTGAAGAAGGTAGATAATGCTTCAGAAGGTGATGATACGAGTGACCGAATTTATACAATTGACTCTGTTCATTCTGGGGCACAAAATAATGGCTTTACAGGTTCCAAAGCTGAAGCTTTCGAAGATTACACAACCACTCCAAAGGAATCAGGCATTCATCATGATGCTGATTTTGAGGATCCCTATATAAGGAAGCTTTACCTGAGGCTTCAGGCGCTTGAGGCTGACAGGGAATCAATGAGGCAGGCAATCATTTCAATGAGCACAGATAAAGCACAGGTTGTGTTACTGAAGGAAATAGCTCAGCATTTGTGCAAAGAGATGACACCTCAAAGAAAAAGGAATACGAGCAAACCACATATAACTGCAAGATATCCATTAAtgtcaatttttaag TGGATCACATCAATTGTTTTTTGGAGAAAGAAAGCTCATGAAAGCAA GTATATGTTCGGGCTACCGGCCGACAGTATGGGCTTGCTGCTGCTCCTTGACAAAAGAACACATGCAAGGCCATGGAGATGTATTTCAAGTACACAAGTGGGAGATTAG